In Notolabrus celidotus isolate fNotCel1 chromosome 8, fNotCel1.pri, whole genome shotgun sequence, a genomic segment contains:
- the bcorl1 gene encoding BCL-6 corepressor-like protein 1 isoform X5: protein MQVDPTLMNVGDGGTVSREISAPNKASASMVGNPPQTLPLEFRGDVTLSQQNKTTPTTDCKTAQACLDTSNYNHSPELSPPQQPNNVPTSGSALTSSEKRADKRPEAPKVKADGAAVFPAPQWSSGIKVSREDSLNPCHSNMTTTKKSLSQTQSVQSVPPGFQCSAMFKPVQPVAFLPSTNFSSPLCKITLPPALGQITVLREATASQFQKEIQPQSSGVGGTPLMRTYPYSFSVGRTPAAEKKAGTSMAKLKANHSSTKNTKSMVEHKSLASVVASPAIALPLQHPSLTSAAPTCYTLSPTAAICCGSALASITSQSRLLNHVEKGNGIDKTAMGSLKTSPSASEDGTCCSAEPRDVPLDLSAKSKRPKCLNDPSVTIEPHNNESNQRDFLNSKRTHSTTYSPAVQYPILPNTHRNGSHQKQIKRPQNHQIPEPKPTWGKGSSQDIKNIPGTYVGVASPILASTLRGKDGKGAFVDEFQSFAKQEFISIIDQGEHLASGGKKPSCLMKGNQHAHSVKPVKNNSTAITKNSPSKGALSSALTASANAQIHQVSGPGKTAVLYSNTVVNPAWQQPSHPPHQTPSAQRKISQGSPKTKGTTVTEGSKFQSSHQSPSKPEDDKWERLKSPLSNLASIVKQQAFETHAVTGEGSPQTSPVRSRKANLLSPLTGSKETSFKHTSSFEYRSHWSNEKWADVSSKDSTQALKKHETEPVENNAELNTTDGEHKGLKAKQSSSKPAGQSHLFGSNASTNGNRMESKLAQVLEGEISKKESGASEIPPREKLGGMVASILAGQREGGGDKFDKKTNGTKEESPTKAKAAAIKQKKSSPKKPAKEKPPTGPSKKTPGKKKQATENTPTKVSPQKKKKQCAPALERSLSAGKLSPQSKEATPRDKISPSKLDQSAGKKPVPDRSSPQSVVTPASPNNSAVSGKGTDKTESSFPRLRRGRRRADEARLDLWGFATPSPPPPSMPPPAATLSPPQSPAQPVRRPRGRPRSHPLPERGSQGKGKAGSAEGETPAPKKRRRCRSKKYQTGDYITEKDKLEDGEHHEESDPSRKDSGIPADPQAHQCPSPNASSPEPPSRRPSFTRSGSIRYQDGDLSPECNNKPSGKRKFKSKHLCDTDEQRVKTKRSCLGKRAASIPLDDDGADVKRTDSPPPAPKSVPSSPPNKKVSSGKSNNIESPPKRPVPPEVRRLIVNKNAGETLLQRAARLGYQDVVQYCLEKDIREVNRRDNAGYTALHEASSRGWTQIVQMLLKYGADVNCSAQDGTRPLHDAVASDNLPIVWLLLNHGADPTLATYSGHTPVKLAHSPSMKTFLTEYFTDLEGRKDPDPSLPWDFYSSSLFETDQEPCWDFLLSEQNQDLEEDRTGKTEPDSDKDCLLFEFSAEPLLPCYHVQVSLTQGFCNWFLLTDVLKRLKMSERIFRARYPHLEVVNLSRSELWKQVSVSQVSCPLASPNRGKKKAETDEEEEEEEEGLVDLVRCVPELQRLLGSSIHILQEEEEEEEEEEEEETLMNTGKPRSR, encoded by the exons ATGcag GTGGATCCTACACTAATGAATGTAGGGGATGGAGGCACGGTGAGCAGAGAGATCAGTGCTCCAAATAAAGCGTCTGCTAGTATGGTGGGAAATCCCCCCCAGACGCTCCCCCTTGAGTTTCGAGGAGATGTTACCCTCAGTCAGCAAAACAAGACCACTCCAACTACAGACTGTAAGACAGCACAAGCCTGTCTGGACACTAGCAATTACAACCACAGCCCTGAGCTTTCTCCACCTCAACAGCCCAACAATGTACCAACGTCCGGCTCAGCTCTCACAAGCTCAGAGAAGAGAGCAGACAAAAGGCCAGAGGCTCCTAAAGTCAAGGCTGATGGAGCTGCGGTCTTCCCCGCGCCTCAGTGGTCAAGTGGCATCAAAGTCAGCCGGGAGGACTCACTAAACCCCTGTCACAGCAACATGACAACTACTAAGAAATCACTTTCACAAACACAATCTGTGCAAAGTGTCCCGCCTGGGTTTCAGTGCTCAGCCATGTTCAAGCCAGTCCAGCCTGttgccttccttccttccaccAATTTTTCCTCCCCACTTTGTAAAATTACTCTTCCACCAGCATTAGGTCAGATTACAGTGTTGAGAGAAGCCACAGCCAGTCAGTTTCAGAAAGAAATCCAGCCTCAAAGCTCAGGTGTCGGAGGAACACCTCTCATGCGGACCTATCCCTACTCGTTCTCTGTGGGCCGGACTCCGGCTGCAGAGAAGAAAGCAGGAACATCGATGGCAAAACTAAAAGCCAACCATTCATCCACTAAGAATACCAAATCTATGGTAGAGCATAAGTCTTTAGCGTCAGTGGTAGCATCACCAGCCATTGCCCTACCGCTGCAGCACCCGTCATTAACGTCTGCTGCACCCACCTGCTACACACTGTCGCCCACGGCTGCCATTTGCTGTGGCTCTGCACTGGCCAGCATCACCTCTCAGAGCAGACTGCTGAACCATGTAGAGAAAGGAAACGGCATAGACAAGACCGCCATGGGTTCCCTTAAAACATCCCCCTCTGCTTCAGAGGATGGTACTTGTTGCTCAGCTGAACCAAGAGATGTTCCTCTCGATTTGTCTGCTAAATCAAAACGTCCAAAATGCCTAAATGACCCTTCAGTTACGATTGAGCCTCACAATAATGAGTCAAATCAGAGAGATTTTCTTAACTCAAAGAGGACTCACTCCACCACTTACAGCCCAGCTGTGCAATACCCTATCTTACCCAACACCCATCGAAATGGATCCCaccaaaagcaaataaaaaggcCTCAGAACCACCAGATCCCAGAGCCCAAACCAACTTGGGGTAAGGGATCATCACAAGACATCAAAAACATCCCTGGAACTTATGTAGGCGTGGCGAGCCCCATTCTGGCTTCAACTCTACGGGGCAAAGATGGGAAAGGTGCTTTTGTGGATGAATTCCAGAGTTTTGCAAAGCAGGAGTTTATATCTATAATCGACCAAGGAGAACATCTGGCCTCAGGAGGAAAGAAGCCATCCTGTCTGATGAAGGGCAATCAACATGCCCATAGTGTCAAACCGGTTAAAAACAACAGCACAGCCATAACCAAGAACAGTCCCTCTAAAGGAGCTCTATCATCAGCCTTGACAGCCTCTGCCAATGCACAGATCCATCAGGTATCTGGACCAGGCAAAACAGCAGTGCTGTACTCCAACACGGTTGTGAATCCAGCATGGCAACAGCCGTCACATCCTCCTCATCAAACCCCGTCTGCTCAGAGGAAAATCTCACAAGGATCCCCAAAGACTAAAGGAACCACAGTTACAGAGGGATCGAAGTTTCAGAGTTCCCATCAGAGCCCGTCCAAACCCGAGGACGATAAGTGGGAGAGATTGAAGTCTCCTTTGTCGAACCTTGCGTCCATTGTAAAGCAGCAGGCCTTTGAAACACACGCAGTAACAGGCGAAGGAAGTCCTCAAACCTCACCTGTTAGGTCTAGAAAAGCCAATCTTCTAAGTCCACTGACTGGCAGCAAAGAAACCTCATTTAAACACACTTCCTCTTTTGAATACCGATCACACTGGTCTAATGAAAAATGGGCTGATGTTTCATCAAAAGATTCAACTCAAGCTTTGAAGAAACATGAGACCGAGCCTGTGGAGAATAACGCAGAGTTAAACACCACTGACGGAGAACACAAGGGACTGAAAGCGAAGCAGAGCTCCTCAAAGCCTGCTGGCCAGTCTCATCTCTTTGGGAGCAATGCATCAACAAATGGGAACAGGATGGAGAGCAAGCTCGCCCAGGTGTTGGAGGGGGAGATATCCAAGAAAGAAAGTGGGGCATCAGAAATTCCTCCCCGTGAAAAATTGGGAGGCATGGTCGCGTCTATTCTTGCAGGCCAACGCGAGGGGGGAGGCGACAAGTTTGATAAGAAAACAAACGGAACCAAAGAGGAGTCGCCAACCAAAGCTAAAGCCGCTGCcatcaaacaaaagaaaagcagccCCAAGAAGCCAGCAAAGGAGAAGCCACCGACAGGACCATCAAAGAAGACTCCAGGAAAGAAAAAGCAAGCTACAGAAAACACTCCAACAAAAGTGTCTCCCCAAAAGAAG AAGAAACAGTGTGCACCTGCGCTGGAGAGGAGTCTTTCAGCGGGAAAACTTTCTCCTCAGAGTAAAGAAGCGACTCCGAGGGACAAGATCAGTCCCAGCAAGCTGGACCAATCAGCCGGCAAGAAACCAG TTCCAGATAGAAGCAGTCCTCAGAGTGTTGTGACTCCGGCATCTCCAAACAACTCTGCCGTATCCGGCAAGGGGACCGACAAAACAGAGAGTTCCTTCCCCAGACTGAGGAGAGGACGGCGGCGGGCAGATGAGGCTCGACTCGACCTCTGGGGCTTTGCAACGCCCTCTCCTCCGCCCCCATCAATGCCCCCTCCTGCAGCTACCCTGTCACCCCCTCAGAGTCCCGCCCAACCAGTGCGACGTCCAAGAGGGAGGCCTCGCTCGCACCCTCTGCCAGAGCGAGGGTCTCAGGGCAAGGGAAAGGCAGGCAGCGCGGAGGGTGAGACACCAGCTCCTAAGAAACGCAGACGATGCCGCAGTAAAAAGTACCAGACTGGAGATTACATCACAGAGAAAGACAAGTTGGAGGACGGAGAGCACCATGAAGAGTCCGACCCCTCAAGGAAGGACAGTGGAATCCCAGCAG ATCCCCAGGCACATCAGTGTCCGAGTCCCAATGCCTCCAGCCCAGAGCCTCCCTCACGGAGACCCTCGTTCACTCGCTCGGGGTCAATTCGCTATCAGGACGGTGATCTGTCTCCAGAGTGCAACAACAAGCCGTCAGGGAAGAGAAAGTTCAAAAGCAAGCACTTATGTGACACTGATGAGCAAAGG GTGAAGACCAAACGCAGCTGTTTGGGGAAGCGTGCTGCCTCAATCCCTCTGGATGATGATGGTGCGGATGTTAAAAGAACAGACAGCCCTCCACCTGCTCCAAAAAGTGTTCCATCGTCTCCACCCAACAAGAAAGTCTCATCTGGTAAAAGCAACAATATAGAGTCTCCACCAAAAAGGCCCGTTCCACCCGAGGTCCGCCGACTGATCGTCAATAAAAATGCTGGGGAGACCCTGCTGCAGCGTGCTGCACGCCTGGGCTATCAG gatgtagttcagtaCTGTCTTGAGAAAGACATCCGGGAGGTCAATCGGCGTGATAATGCTGGTTACACAGCTCTTCATGAGGCGTCCTCTCGAGGCTGGACGCAGATTGTCCAGATGTTGCTGAAATACGGGGCTGACGTCAACTGCAGCGCTCAGGATGGAACACG gcCCCTTCATGATGCTGTGGCGAGCGATAACCTCCCGATAGTCTGGCTACTGCTGAACCACGGTGCAGACCCGACCCTGGCCACTTACTCTGGACACACTCCGGTGAAACTGGCACACAGCCCTAGCATGAAGACCTTCCTCACAG AGTATTTCACAGACCTGGAAGGCCGGAAGGATCCAGATCCTAGTTTGCCCTGGGATTTCTACAGCAGCTCTCTGTTTG AAACGGATCAGGAGCCATGCTGGGATTTCTTGCTGTCGGAGCAGAATCAGGATCTGGAGGAGGACAGGACGGGGAAGACTGAGCCGGACTCTGACAAAGACTGCCTCCTGTTTGAGTTCTCCGCTGAGCCTCTCTTACCCTGTTATCACGTTCAGGTGTCTTTAACACAGGG GTTCTGCAACTGGTTCCTCCTGACCGATGTCCTCAAGCGTCTGAAGATGTCGGAGCGGATCTTTCGGGCGCGCTACCCTCACCTGGAGGTGGTAAACCTGTCCCGCTCCGAGCTCTGGAAGCAGGTGTCAGTCAGCCAGGTGAGCTGCCCTTTGGCTTCACCCAACAGAGGCAAGAAAAAGGCTGAGacagacgaggaagaggaggaggaggaggagggacttGTGGATCTGGTGCGATGTGTGCCAGAGCTCCAGAGACTACTGGGCTCTTCCATTCACATCctacaggaggaggaagaggaggaggaggaagaggaggaagaggaaacactgaTGAACACAGGGAAGCCTCGCAGTCGATAG